Proteins encoded within one genomic window of bacterium:
- the trpE gene encoding anthranilate synthase component I — translation MISVSFKDFSAMAKKGNLVPVYAVIPADMDTPVSAFLKIKTGKYDFLLESMEGGEKWGRYSILGTSPQKIIRTRDKTIEVEEEKKKKTFVVQGSPLSFLKETLSAYKPVAHPDLPRFAGGAIGYVAYDMARHFEKLPATAKNDLGIPESVFFITDTIAIFDNLKQVIILVNHAYLENGTSLKKAYAGAVKKIEALAKRLAKPAPALKKAKKTKTTLKPNRSEKEFCALVEKAKEYIKAGDIFQVQVSTRFEGKTTIDPFTLYRALRRINPSPYLYFFSDTSLSLVGASPELMVRLEDGKMDLRPIAGTRRRGRTEEDDIRMEKELRADPKERAEHVMLVDLGRNDLGVVAKTGTVHVSELEVVERYSHVMHLVSHVSAQVKPGCDAFDVLKATFPAGTLTGAPKIRSMEIIEELEGIRRGVYGGCVGYIGFNGNMDMAITIRTALFTKGKIYVQAAGGVVYDSIPEREYLECRNKARALMTAVESVS, via the coding sequence ATGATTTCAGTTTCTTTTAAAGATTTTTCAGCCATGGCCAAAAAGGGTAATTTGGTGCCTGTGTATGCCGTGATACCGGCCGATATGGATACGCCTGTGTCTGCCTTTCTGAAAATTAAAACCGGCAAATATGATTTTTTGCTGGAGAGCATGGAAGGCGGAGAAAAGTGGGGCCGCTATAGTATTTTGGGAACGTCACCTCAAAAAATAATCCGGACGCGGGATAAAACGATTGAAGTCGAAGAAGAAAAAAAGAAAAAAACTTTTGTTGTTCAAGGGAGTCCACTGTCTTTTCTCAAAGAAACTTTAAGTGCTTATAAGCCGGTAGCACATCCTGATTTACCGCGTTTTGCGGGCGGGGCGATTGGTTATGTGGCATACGACATGGCCCGCCATTTTGAAAAATTACCGGCCACCGCCAAGAACGATTTAGGCATTCCGGAATCGGTTTTCTTTATTACTGATACGATTGCCATATTCGATAATTTAAAACAGGTTATTATTTTGGTGAACCATGCTTATTTAGAAAACGGGACTTCACTTAAAAAGGCTTATGCCGGAGCGGTTAAAAAAATAGAAGCTTTGGCCAAAAGGCTCGCCAAGCCTGCCCCGGCTCTCAAAAAAGCAAAGAAAACTAAAACTACTTTAAAGCCTAACCGTAGCGAAAAAGAATTTTGTGCGCTTGTTGAAAAAGCCAAAGAATACATTAAGGCAGGCGATATCTTTCAAGTGCAGGTTTCTACCCGTTTTGAAGGCAAAACTACTATCGATCCTTTTACTTTGTATCGTGCGCTCCGCCGGATTAATCCTTCGCCTTATCTTTATTTTTTCAGCGATACGTCTCTCAGTTTAGTGGGTGCTTCTCCCGAATTAATGGTGCGTTTGGAAGACGGTAAGATGGATTTGCGCCCTATTGCAGGCACACGCCGCCGAGGGCGCACTGAAGAAGATGACATACGCATGGAAAAAGAATTGCGCGCCGATCCCAAAGAACGGGCCGAGCATGTGATGCTTGTCGATTTGGGGCGGAACGACTTAGGCGTGGTGGCTAAAACGGGTACGGTTCATGTTTCGGAATTGGAAGTAGTGGAACGTTATTCGCATGTGATGCATCTCGTCAGTCACGTATCGGCCCAGGTGAAACCCGGCTGTGATGCTTTTGATGTGCTGAAGGCTACGTTTCCTGCGGGTACTTTAACGGGTGCTCCTAAAATTAGATCGATGGAAATTATTGAAGAGCTGGAAGGTATCCGTCGTGGAGTATACGGTGGTTGTGTGGGTTATATCGGCTTTAACGGCAATATGGATATGGCCATTACTATTCGCACTGCTTTATTTACCAAGGGAAAAATCTACGTTCAGGCGGCTGGTGGTGTAGTGTACGATTCTATCCCCGAACGCGAGTATTTGGAATGTCGCAATAAGGCGCGCGCCTTGATGACGGCGGTGGAGAGTGTATCATGA
- a CDS encoding aminodeoxychorismate/anthranilate synthase component II, with product MILVIDNYDSFTYNLVQYLGEILITQLKNPDDEIKVYRNDKITVDEIQKLNPNFIVISPGPCTPKEAGVSVPLIQQLKGKYPILGVCLGHQSIGEALGGDVIRAPQIMHGKTSEIFHDGKTIFKDLPNPFTATRYHSLIIKKETLPADLEVSAWTEDGIIMGVRHKTLPIEGVQFHPESILTTAGKDILRNFING from the coding sequence ATGATACTAGTCATCGATAATTACGATTCGTTTACCTACAACCTGGTGCAGTATTTGGGCGAAATTCTTATTACGCAGCTTAAAAATCCGGATGATGAAATTAAAGTGTACCGTAACGATAAAATTACGGTGGATGAGATTCAAAAATTAAACCCCAATTTTATTGTGATTAGCCCCGGGCCCTGTACGCCGAAGGAAGCGGGGGTTTCGGTGCCGCTTATTCAGCAGTTAAAGGGGAAATATCCCATCTTAGGTGTTTGTTTAGGGCATCAATCCATTGGCGAAGCCTTGGGTGGCGATGTCATCCGTGCGCCGCAGATTATGCATGGGAAAACCTCCGAAATTTTTCATGACGGTAAAACTATCTTTAAAGATTTGCCCAATCCTTTTACGGCCACACGTTATCATTCGCTCATCATTAAAAAAGAAACTCTCCCGGCAGATCTTGAAGTATCGGCCTGGACCGAAGATGGCATTATTATGGGTGTGCGTCATAAAACTTTGCCCATTGAGGGTGTACAGTTTCATCCTGAGTCTATTCTTACTACTGCCGGAAAAGATATTTTGAGGAATTTTATCAATGGGTAA
- the ispD gene encoding 2-C-methyl-D-erythritol 4-phosphate cytidylyltransferase gives MGNTFAIIPAAGSGVRFGASTKKQFLTLRGKTLLEHTLGAFLNANLFTKIIVCLPADELKALSAQTFDPRIVLTQGGATRAESVYKGFIQAGATQDDVVLVHDAVRPLVSTDLIKKVAEATLAKGAVIPALPVSDTIKEVNEEKVGKTIDRRLLQAVQTPQGFKASVLNAVYAKKPNLNTLATDEAFLVEEAGFPVYVVAGEKRNIKVTTPDDLAQAEQMMGTNLKIGQGYDVHRLVEGRKLIIGGVTIPYEKGLLGHSDADVLLHAIGDALLGAAGLGDLGEHFSDQDKQYKDIDSKILLADIVKKVASQGYKPANVDATVVAQAPKLKEYKNQMRKNIASLLNLSEDAVNIKATTEEGMGFTGTGEGMSASAVVLVTTL, from the coding sequence ATGGGTAACACGTTTGCCATTATCCCGGCGGCTGGTAGTGGAGTGCGTTTTGGGGCCTCTACCAAAAAGCAATTTTTAACTCTGCGTGGCAAAACTCTTCTTGAGCATACGTTGGGTGCTTTTTTAAACGCAAATCTTTTTACAAAAATTATCGTGTGTTTGCCGGCTGATGAGTTGAAAGCGTTATCTGCTCAAACTTTTGATCCTCGCATTGTTCTAACGCAGGGTGGTGCTACACGGGCCGAGTCGGTTTATAAAGGCTTTATTCAAGCCGGTGCTACACAAGACGATGTTGTTCTTGTGCATGATGCCGTTCGTCCTCTTGTATCAACGGATCTCATTAAAAAAGTAGCTGAAGCAACACTTGCAAAGGGCGCTGTTATTCCGGCATTGCCCGTTTCGGATACAATCAAAGAAGTTAATGAAGAAAAAGTAGGGAAAACAATCGATCGCCGTTTGCTGCAGGCTGTTCAAACCCCGCAGGGCTTTAAGGCTTCTGTTTTAAACGCGGTTTATGCCAAAAAACCCAATCTCAATACACTGGCTACCGACGAGGCTTTTTTGGTTGAAGAGGCCGGTTTTCCGGTTTATGTGGTAGCAGGCGAAAAAAGAAATATAAAAGTGACCACGCCGGATGATTTGGCGCAGGCAGAGCAAATGATGGGAACAAATTTAAAAATTGGACAGGGCTACGATGTGCATCGTCTTGTAGAAGGGCGTAAGCTTATCATTGGCGGTGTCACCATCCCTTACGAAAAAGGACTTTTGGGCCATTCCGATGCCGATGTGCTCTTGCATGCGATCGGCGATGCGCTGTTGGGAGCAGCTGGTCTTGGAGATTTGGGCGAGCATTTTTCGGATCAGGATAAACAGTATAAAGATATCGATTCTAAAATTCTCTTGGCCGATATCGTCAAAAAAGTAGCTAGTCAGGGCTATAAACCCGCCAATGTGGATGCCACGGTGGTGGCTCAAGCTCCCAAATTAAAAGAATATAAAAACCAGATGAGAAAAAACATCGCCTCCCTTCTCAATCTTTCTGAAGATGCGGTGAATATTAAAGCCACTACCGAAGAAGGTATGGGATTTACAGGTACGGGCGAGGGCATGTCGGCATCGGCCGTTGTTCTTGTTACAACATTATGA
- the cysS gene encoding cysteine--tRNA ligase, giving the protein MSLYIYNTLSKDKEEFVPATPGKVGMYVCGVTVYDECHLGHARAVITFDMVYRYLLHKGFDVNYVRNFTDVDDKIINKAIKEGSDWKEVAKRYIAAFYRDMDALGNKRPSVEPKATEHIAEMQQLIETLISKKMAYAGGSDVFYAVREKKDYGKLSGKKIDELESGARIEIDEKKKDPLDFALWKGVKPGEPHWDSPWGKGRPGWHIECSAMSIKYLGESFDIHGGGRDLMFPHHENEIAQSEGATGKKFARYWIHNGFININSEKMSKSLGNFLTIHKLLKTLHPEVIRLFILAAHYRSPLDYTEDNIEATRQSLLRWYTGLARIQTIPQSAKRVAVPALDELNQKLSTGFTEAMDDDFNTARVLGLLFEAIREWNRILDEKKIPSEKTCADFLNVVQTVHQVLGIFGSNAVAFLLGENIKALATKGITEDWINQKINERLEARKNKDWAKSDAIRDELAAKGIVLKDGAGGTTWSVE; this is encoded by the coding sequence ATGAGTTTATACATTTACAATACACTTTCTAAAGATAAGGAAGAATTTGTTCCAGCCACCCCGGGTAAAGTAGGTATGTATGTGTGCGGCGTGACGGTTTATGACGAATGTCATTTGGGGCATGCGCGTGCGGTAATCACCTTCGACATGGTGTATCGCTATCTTTTGCACAAAGGTTTTGATGTTAATTACGTACGTAATTTTACGGATGTTGACGATAAAATTATCAACAAGGCCATTAAAGAAGGTAGCGATTGGAAGGAAGTTGCCAAGCGTTATATTGCGGCTTTTTACCGCGATATGGATGCGTTGGGCAATAAGCGCCCCTCGGTAGAACCGAAAGCTACCGAGCATATTGCCGAGATGCAGCAGTTGATTGAAACACTGATTTCAAAAAAGATGGCTTATGCCGGTGGTAGTGATGTGTTTTATGCCGTACGCGAAAAGAAAGATTACGGCAAGCTTTCGGGCAAAAAAATTGATGAGCTGGAATCGGGTGCGCGTATTGAAATAGATGAAAAGAAAAAAGACCCTTTGGATTTTGCTTTATGGAAAGGGGTAAAGCCGGGAGAGCCTCACTGGGATTCGCCTTGGGGTAAGGGACGCCCAGGTTGGCATATCGAATGCTCGGCCATGAGTATTAAGTATTTGGGTGAAAGTTTTGATATTCATGGTGGCGGACGCGATCTTATGTTCCCTCATCACGAAAACGAAATTGCTCAATCCGAAGGCGCTACGGGCAAAAAATTTGCGCGCTATTGGATTCATAACGGGTTTATCAATATTAATTCCGAAAAAATGAGTAAGTCGCTGGGGAATTTTTTAACGATTCATAAATTACTTAAAACATTACACCCCGAAGTAATTCGTCTTTTTATTTTGGCGGCCCATTATCGTTCCCCTCTTGACTATACCGAAGATAATATCGAGGCTACACGCCAGTCGTTACTCCGCTGGTATACCGGTTTGGCGCGTATTCAAACCATTCCTCAATCTGCTAAACGTGTAGCCGTTCCTGCTTTGGACGAGCTTAATCAAAAGTTATCCACCGGTTTTACTGAGGCTATGGATGACGATTTTAACACAGCGCGTGTGTTGGGTCTTTTGTTTGAAGCCATTCGCGAATGGAACCGTATTTTAGACGAAAAGAAAATTCCATCCGAAAAAACGTGTGCCGATTTTTTAAATGTAGTGCAAACCGTGCATCAGGTGCTGGGTATTTTTGGTTCGAACGCGGTCGCGTTTTTGTTGGGAGAAAATATTAAAGCGTTAGCCACCAAGGGAATTACGGAAGACTGGATCAATCAAAAAATTAACGAACGCCTCGAGGCGCGTAAAAATAAAGACTGGGCCAAATCGGATGCTATTCGAGATGAGCTTGCTGCCAAAGGAATCGTTTTAAAAGACGGTGCTGGCGGTACAACCTGGAGCGTAGAATAA
- a CDS encoding capsule assembly Wzi family protein, with amino-acid sequence MNKKIFLFLFLFPFLGFASETVITRNIPVSDPVYHDIDTLIAHGLVKKAIIGQRPWSEEQIRRMLKEAQENSEALCDKFEGAKRERCDRRKDYASELIDHLNERFRPSSKPFQFHPFDSLEVNVTFLDSPWRNVLATNGVGQIDARVNPLVANQNGKHYVDGAQYSLDLTSWGGDSRYLILDSKIGIESLFPRNSINDDFNLIPTRLYLKSGYKNFSVTIGRDEVIWGQGENGGLLLSKNARPLDMMMLTADHPFYFPWVFKYLGLFKPSLFVANLGSEDFADQPFFTGLKFTLKPASFFELGISQALIMGGKNGPEISPGEVFGEFFASRGGFLSTSGIQNENLSNRIYGFDGRINFPSSLRGASLYFEMMSDDAFFSRFKTNWSYLGGLYIPRIDNKGKLSARAEFRYMAPIFYRHGVFVSGYTLNKQILGDELGSDAYSVSGKLYYHPCDKTRLRASLYYQNRDNNLWLKTPSSEFVVTLDTAAEKRIGTRLDGDFKVSKKIALNTGLGYEHVSNFNSTSVSRHNFLLSSGLKISFGK; translated from the coding sequence ATGAATAAAAAAATCTTTCTTTTTCTTTTTTTGTTTCCTTTTCTTGGTTTTGCATCGGAAACGGTGATAACGCGCAATATTCCTGTTTCCGACCCCGTTTATCACGATATCGATACTTTAATTGCTCATGGTTTGGTTAAAAAAGCCATTATTGGTCAGCGGCCGTGGAGCGAAGAGCAAATCAGACGTATGTTGAAAGAAGCACAGGAGAATTCTGAAGCTCTTTGTGATAAGTTTGAAGGCGCGAAACGTGAGCGCTGTGATCGAAGAAAAGATTATGCTTCTGAATTGATTGATCATTTGAACGAACGTTTTAGACCCAGTTCCAAACCGTTTCAATTTCATCCGTTTGACTCACTAGAGGTAAACGTTACTTTTTTAGACAGCCCATGGCGGAATGTTTTAGCAACCAACGGTGTAGGTCAAATTGATGCTCGTGTAAATCCTCTAGTCGCCAATCAAAACGGAAAACATTATGTAGACGGTGCTCAATACTCCTTAGATTTAACAAGCTGGGGAGGCGATAGTCGTTATCTTATTCTTGATTCTAAAATAGGGATTGAATCTTTATTCCCGCGAAATTCGATAAACGATGATTTTAATTTAATTCCTACTCGCCTTTATTTAAAAAGCGGTTACAAAAATTTTTCAGTGACCATAGGTAGAGATGAAGTGATTTGGGGCCAAGGTGAAAACGGCGGACTTCTCCTTTCTAAGAACGCTCGTCCTTTGGATATGATGATGCTTACTGCCGATCATCCTTTTTATTTCCCATGGGTGTTTAAGTATTTGGGTTTGTTTAAACCTTCTCTTTTTGTGGCTAATTTAGGCTCCGAGGATTTTGCGGACCAACCTTTTTTTACTGGACTTAAATTTACACTCAAGCCTGCATCTTTTTTTGAATTAGGTATATCGCAAGCTTTGATTATGGGTGGAAAGAACGGACCCGAAATTTCACCCGGAGAGGTATTTGGGGAATTTTTTGCTTCCCGTGGGGGATTTTTATCAACGTCGGGTATTCAGAACGAAAATTTATCAAATAGAATATATGGTTTTGATGGACGTATCAATTTTCCGTCTTCACTGCGAGGAGCTTCTCTTTATTTTGAAATGATGTCGGACGATGCTTTTTTTAGTAGGTTTAAAACTAACTGGAGTTATCTGGGTGGCTTATACATTCCTCGTATAGATAACAAGGGCAAGTTGTCGGCTCGTGCCGAGTTTCGTTATATGGCACCAATTTTTTATCGCCATGGTGTTTTTGTTTCGGGTTATACTTTAAATAAACAAATACTTGGCGATGAGCTTGGGTCGGATGCTTACAGTGTTTCGGGCAAGTTATATTATCATCCCTGTGATAAGACGCGTTTACGCGCTTCTCTTTACTATCAAAATCGCGATAATAATCTATGGCTTAAAACACCCAGCTCAGAATTTGTAGTAACACTAGATACAGCTGCTGAAAAAAGAATTGGTACCAGGCTTGATGGCGATTTTAAAGTTTCTAAAAAAATCGCACTTAATACTGGGTTGGGTTATGAACATGTCAGTAATTTTAATTCTACATCTGTCTCAAGGCATAATTTTCTTTTGAGTTCAGGACTTAAAATTAGTTTTGGGAAATAA
- a CDS encoding polysaccharide biosynthesis protein, which yields MQTVPLFLGVNMVLFHAMGLYRVILRYASFLFAITLIKTVSIGALLSSFLVIFINSSEFPINIFINYWFFSLSLVSLSRFFPRYYTESTLKFTEGEKNILIYGAGDVGDALARSLMREKHIYNVIGFIDDNQRKVGLKVHNIPVLGTHNQLAKLVADYEISELIVAISKFRPESLRELVKECRKMRVICRIAPTLPGMIKQDVHIKNIDIADLLKRNPEDLDERQIERFIKDKKVLITGAAGSIGSELVRQVIRFNASRVILLDNSEYGLYKMEEALRESYPNQNLNLRYTLLDLNNRHGINALIQEEKPDLILHAAAFKHVPMIEYNPFIGVINNVRGTINLVNAAQHYNIEKFVLISTDKAVRPTNVMGATKRICELYIQNLNLRSNTEFVAVRFGNVLGSSGSVIPKFLKQINAGGPVTVTHPDVVRYFMLIQEAVELTLQAASIGHGGEIFILNMGNPVKIKEMAEDLIFLAGKEPYKDIDIVCTGLRPGEKLFEELLIDESEKKTQYENITIGKTTILDWEELKTKVDMLIETAKTFNRDELLLRIKDIVTEFNHKDLPEESQTSNVVPLTPRH from the coding sequence ATGCAAACAGTCCCCTTATTTTTGGGTGTTAACATGGTTCTTTTTCATGCCATGGGACTATACAGAGTCATTTTACGCTATGCTAGCTTTCTCTTTGCAATAACTCTTATTAAAACGGTCTCCATAGGCGCTCTATTATCTTCTTTTTTGGTAATTTTTATTAACTCGTCTGAATTCCCGATCAATATTTTTATTAATTATTGGTTTTTCTCGTTGAGTCTTGTGAGCCTGAGTCGATTTTTCCCCCGATACTACACTGAAAGTACTCTTAAGTTTACCGAAGGAGAAAAAAACATTCTCATCTATGGTGCAGGAGATGTAGGTGACGCTTTAGCTCGCAGTCTGATGAGAGAAAAGCACATTTATAACGTTATTGGCTTTATTGATGATAATCAGCGCAAAGTAGGACTTAAAGTTCATAACATCCCTGTACTAGGAACCCATAATCAATTAGCCAAACTCGTAGCTGATTATGAAATTTCTGAACTCATAGTCGCTATCAGCAAATTTAGACCTGAATCTTTGCGAGAACTAGTTAAAGAATGCCGTAAAATGCGTGTTATCTGCCGTATAGCTCCCACCTTACCGGGAATGATCAAACAAGATGTTCATATTAAAAACATAGACATTGCCGATCTCTTAAAAAGAAATCCGGAAGATTTGGACGAGCGCCAAATTGAACGTTTTATAAAAGACAAAAAAGTGCTCATTACTGGCGCCGCGGGCTCTATTGGATCAGAGTTAGTCAGACAGGTTATCCGATTTAACGCTTCGCGCGTGATTTTGCTTGATAATTCCGAGTACGGCCTCTACAAAATGGAAGAAGCTCTTCGCGAAAGTTATCCTAACCAAAATCTTAACTTACGCTATACCTTACTCGATCTTAATAACCGTCATGGCATAAATGCACTTATACAGGAAGAAAAACCTGATCTCATTTTGCATGCCGCGGCGTTTAAACATGTACCCATGATTGAATACAACCCCTTCATTGGTGTGATTAACAATGTTAGAGGGACCATTAATCTTGTTAATGCTGCCCAGCATTACAACATCGAAAAGTTTGTATTAATATCAACCGATAAAGCGGTACGTCCTACTAACGTAATGGGTGCCACTAAGCGTATTTGTGAGCTTTACATCCAAAATCTAAACTTAAGATCTAATACCGAATTCGTAGCTGTGCGTTTTGGCAATGTTTTAGGGTCATCAGGTAGCGTTATCCCTAAATTTTTAAAGCAAATTAATGCTGGCGGGCCCGTTACTGTTACTCATCCTGATGTAGTACGCTATTTTATGCTTATTCAAGAAGCTGTTGAATTAACTCTTCAAGCCGCTTCTATTGGTCACGGCGGTGAAATTTTTATTTTAAATATGGGTAACCCCGTTAAAATTAAAGAAATGGCTGAAGACCTTATCTTTCTGGCAGGAAAAGAACCATATAAAGATATTGATATTGTTTGCACGGGTTTACGTCCGGGGGAAAAACTGTTTGAAGAACTATTGATTGATGAAAGCGAAAAGAAAACTCAGTACGAAAATATCACCATCGGAAAAACAACTATTCTCGATTGGGAAGAACTTAAAACAAAAGTAGACATGCTGATTGAAACTGCTAAAACATTTAACCGTGATGAACTACTGTTACGAATCAAAGATATCGTAACTGAGTTTAACCATAAAGACTTGCCCGAAGAATCTCAAACTAGCAATGTGGTGCCACTTACCCCGCGGCATTAA
- a CDS encoding right-handed parallel beta-helix repeat-containing protein, whose translation MKNFFLLILGNVMRLLLVVFFLNVSCSSNKSTTSESPSSSEDYSSFFIPSDNFYYDDQVINDELSQFVDEGTEIEINNNLVTVHGDLTVPEDDSINLSGDIALVVEGSVYACRCHIFENIYDIKINNETTLNPVYPEWWGAEASDANPALNKWAIRQAIDSLSINGGTIELDSGEYVISGQLRISDDNITIVGVEDQTMLKATSGNSSFLTRDAILGDGSISVENGTLFQAGGNFFLRDDTSTEGYKNFLGKIDHVVGNEIFLVRNINDSFFVSQNSVISSTFPVMTIDSSNNIAIRDLMIDGNKNDAGIQSWYLAGIVVSHSTDVTIDNVEISDAGYEGITLIANEDVTVTNSKIIGSKNDGIHLGSARNNIIDNNTIIFSGADGVYFCDDNLNVEVSNNTIANSSAYGIGGIGSWGRGSDISPIDRLVTLDNNIIFNSGYSGIGVLEADSISITSNIIYSSSQSQPHNCGIYVSRSQNITISSNSVYDHQEGAECY comes from the coding sequence ATGAAAAATTTTTTTTTGCTAATTCTTGGCAATGTAATGCGACTTTTATTGGTAGTGTTTTTTTTAAATGTGAGTTGCTCTTCAAATAAATCAACAACGTCAGAATCTCCTTCTTCTAGTGAAGACTACAGTAGTTTCTTTATTCCTTCCGATAACTTTTATTACGATGACCAAGTTATTAATGATGAATTATCTCAATTTGTTGATGAGGGTACAGAAATTGAAATTAATAACAATTTAGTTACTGTGCACGGAGACCTGACAGTTCCCGAAGATGACAGCATTAATTTATCGGGCGATATAGCTCTTGTTGTAGAGGGTAGTGTTTATGCTTGTAGATGTCACATTTTTGAAAATATTTATGATATAAAAATAAACAATGAGACCACGCTTAATCCTGTTTATCCCGAATGGTGGGGAGCAGAAGCTTCAGATGCAAATCCTGCTTTAAACAAATGGGCTATTCGACAGGCGATCGATTCATTAAGCATTAATGGTGGTACTATTGAACTAGATAGTGGTGAATATGTTATTTCAGGTCAATTAAGAATTTCCGATGATAATATCACTATTGTAGGTGTTGAAGACCAAACAATGCTAAAGGCTACTTCGGGCAATTCTAGCTTTTTAACACGAGATGCTATTTTGGGGGATGGTTCTATCTCTGTTGAAAATGGGACTCTATTTCAAGCTGGTGGAAATTTTTTTTTACGAGATGATACTTCTACTGAGGGCTACAAAAACTTTTTGGGTAAGATAGATCATGTTGTTGGAAATGAAATATTTCTGGTTAGAAATATAAATGATTCTTTTTTTGTTTCTCAAAATTCTGTTATATCAAGCACGTTTCCTGTGATGACCATTGATTCATCAAATAACATTGCCATTCGAGATTTAATGATAGATGGAAATAAAAATGATGCAGGAATACAATCATGGTATCTTGCAGGTATAGTGGTTTCTCATTCGACAGATGTTACTATTGATAACGTAGAAATTAGCGATGCGGGTTATGAAGGAATAACTTTGATCGCCAATGAAGATGTTACTGTAACGAACAGCAAAATTATTGGAAGTAAAAATGACGGTATTCACTTGGGCAGTGCCAGAAATAATATTATTGATAACAATACTATTATTTTTTCAGGTGCAGATGGTGTATATTTTTGCGATGACAATCTCAATGTTGAAGTATCAAATAACACTATAGCTAATTCCAGCGCCTATGGCATTGGAGGTATTGGTTCTTGGGGTAGAGGTAGCGATATCAGTCCTATAGATAGACTTGTTACTCTTGATAACAACATAATATTTAACAGTGGCTATTCTGGAATAGGTGTTCTTGAAGCTGATTCTATTTCTATCACTAGTAACATAATTTATAGTAGCTCTCAAAGTCAGCCTCATAATTGTGGTATATATGTAAGCCGATCACAAAATATAACAATTTCCTCTAATTCAGTATACGATCACCAGGAAGGTGCTGAGTGTTATTAA